GGCGAGAGCCGCCACCGTCGGCCAGATTTCCGGAGCGACGATAAGCACACTCGCGTCGCTGTTTTCCAAGACGTAGGCATACTCATCCGTTCGCAGAAAAGTGTTGACTGGCACAGGCACTGCGCCAATCTTCATCGCACCCCAAAAGCTATAGACAAATTCAGGAGAGTCCCACGTCGCCAAGACAATGCGCTCCTCGGGGCGGACGCCCAACCGCAACAGCGCGTTGCCGGCACGGTTCACATTGGCAGCCAGTTGCGCATAGGTCACGGACTGCTCGTTCCACCGCAGCGCCACGCGATCCCCACGCCCAGCAGCCAAGTGCCGATCGATGAATGCAACTGCCACATTGAAGACTTCTGGGATCTCCGGGATAGGCATGCTTTCCTCCTCGTCACAGCTACGGCACCGCCGAACAATCGCTAGCGCGATAGCTCAACGACACAACCACTGCCTCTTCCTTAGACAATTGCTCAGGGAAGGACAACTCCACGATGGCACCCCTCTCCACCTCCCCGAGAATCGTGCCTATAGTAGGCGAAAATCTTGCCCATAAGGATCGCTGAGGAGAAAACGCATGGGACTGGCAGCAGAAGAAGGAGCGGCAATGCCAAGCGCGCCGCTGGTCGACTATCGAACGCAACCGGAGCAGTACCGCCACTGGCGTCTCGCCTGCGACGGCCCGGTGGCCACGCTCACGATGGACGTCCAGGAGGACGCTGGCTTGCGTCCAGGTTATACGCTCAAGCTGAATTCGTACGATCTGGGCGTCGATATCGAACTCCACGATGCCTTGCAGCGCGTTCGTTTCGAGCATCCCGAAGTGCGCACGGTCGTCATCGCCAGCGCTAGAGACCGCATCTTCTGTTCCGGAGCCAATATCTTTATGCTCGGGCAGTCGTCGCACGCCTGGAAGGTGAATTTCTGCAAATTTACCAACGAGACCCGCAACGGCATCGAAGATTCCAGTCGCCACTCCGGTCTCAAATTCCTGGCGGCGTGCAACGGCACCACTGCCGGCGGAGGCTACGAACTGGCGCTGGCCTGCGACGAAATTCTACTAGTGGATGATCGTTCCTCCGCCGTGAGTCTACCGGAAGTGCCGATGCTCGGCGTGCTTCCTGGCACTGGCGGCCTGACGCGGTTGATCGACAAGCGCAAAGTGCGGCACGACTTAGCCGATATTTTCTGCACCACCAGCGAAGGCATACGCGGGCAACGCGCCAAAGACTGGAGGCTGGTCGATTGGTTGGCCAAACCCGCGCAGTTTGCCGAGCAGGTGCGACGCCGTGCTTTGGAACTCGCTGCCCAAAGCGACCGACCCAGCGACGCGCAAGGCGTTGCCCTCACGCCCCTTGAACGAGCAATCGACGAGACTGGGTATCACTACGAATATGTCGATGCGCAGATTGACTCGGAGTCGCGCCGCGTCACGCTCACCGTCAGCGCACCGCACCAACCACAACCCGAAGACCTGCCCGGGATTCTCGCGCTCGGAGCACAGTGGTGGCCGCTACAGATGGCGCGCGAGCTTGACGACGCCATTCTCATGCTCCGCACCAATCACCTGGACGTCGGCACCTGGGTGCTGAAAACGCACGGAGACGCGGCGCTTGTCCTCGCTGCCGATGCCACGCTTGTCGCCCACAAAACCCATTGGTTCGTGCGCGAGGTCACCGGCATGCTACGGCGTACCTTGGCACGACTCGATGTGTCGTCGCGCACGTTGTTCGCGTTGATCGAGTCTGGCTCCTGCTTCGTCGGCACCTTATTCGAGCTGGCGCTCGCGGCAGACCGTATCTACATGTTGCAGGCCGAAGAAGAATCGCTCGCCCCTGCCCTTCAGCTTTCCGCCCTCAACTTCGGGACCTACCCGATGGTCACACACCTCTCGCGTCTGGAGAGCCGGTTTCATCAAGATCCAGAAGTACTCAGCCAGGTCCAAGCCGTCGTCGGGCAAGCGTTATCTGCGGTACAAGCGTTCGCGCTGGGGCTCGTCACCATAACTCCCGATGAACTGGACTGGGACGATGAGATTCGCCTAGCCCTCGAAGAACGCGGCAGTCTTTCGCCGGATGCCCTGACCGGCATGGAGGCGAACCTGCGCTTTAGCGGGGCGGAATCGATGGAATCACGCATCTTCGGTCGCTTGTCGGCGTGGCAAAATTGGATCTTCGTTCGCCCGAACGCCGTCGGCGAACGCGGGGCACTCAAGGTGTACGGCACCGGCACGAAGGCCAAGTTCAATTGGGAGCGGGTATAGTTTTCCTTATAAAACCCTCACCCCAACCCTCTCCCTAAAAGGGCGAGGGAGAAATCCCGAGGGGAATACGACGACAAAAAGGAGCCAGCCATGAGCATCGCCTACAACGAAAAAATCCCCAATAACGTGAACCTCTCCACGGACAAAACCTTGCAACGCGCCCTCGAACGTTGGCAACCGAACTACCTCAACTGGTGGAAAGAAATGGGGCCGGACGGTTCGCTGAACTTCGACGTTTACCTCCGTACCGCCATTAGTGCCGACGCCTCCGGCTGGGCGCATTTTGACTACGTGAAGATGCCCGACTATCGTTGGGGCATTTTTCTTTCCGCGCCCGAGGAAGGCCGCGTGATCAATTTCGGCGAGCATAAGGGCGAACCCGCCTGGCAAGAGATCCCAGGAGAACACCGCGCTAATCTCCGGCGTATTATCGTCACCCAAGGCGACACCGAACCCGCCTCGGTCGAGCAACAGAAGCATCTGGGGAGCACCTGTCCCTCACTCTACGACTTGCGCAACCTGTTCCAGGTCAATGTAGAGGAAGGACGCCACTTGTGGGCGATGGTCTACCTGCTCCAGCGCTACTTCGGACGCGATGGGCGCGAAGAGGCAGATGCTTTGCTCGAACGCCGCTCTGGAGACGCGGACAACCCGCGCATCCTCGGCGCTTTCAACGAGCAGACGCCGGACTGGTTGTCGTTCTATATGTTCACATACTTCACAGACCGCGACGGCAAGTTTCAGTTGTGCGCTTTGACGGAGTCCGGGTTCGATCCGCTAGCCCGCACTACCCAGTTTATGCTCACCGAAGAGGCGCATCACATGTTCGTCGGCGAATCGGGCATCGCCCGCGTGCTTCAGCGCACCTGCCAAGTCATGCGCGAGCAGAAAACCGACGCTCCCGAGACTTTACGGGCGCTCGGCGTGATCGACCTGGAAACGATGCAACGTTACCTCAATTTTCACTACAGCGTCACCCTAGACCTGTTCGGTGCGGACCAGTCCTCGAACGCGGCTACTTTCTATAGCAGCGGACTCAAAGGGCGCTACGACGAAACCAAAATCGCCGACGATCACGTGCTCAAAAACGACACCTACAAGATTCTCGATGTGGTGAACGGCAAGCTCGTGGAAAAAGAAGTCCCAGCGCTGGTGTCGCTCAACGAACGGCTGCGCGATGCGTTTATCGCGGACTCGTTGCGCGGCGTCGCACGCTGGAACAAAGTGTTGGAACGGAACGGGGTAGCGTTCCGCCTGCACTTGCCGCACAAAGCCTTCAACCGTAGAATCGGCTCTTTCGCCACCGTCCGTATTGCTCCCGACGGGCGGGTGGTTTCCGAGGCGGAGTGGAACACCCACGTCCGCCAGTGGCTGCCTACGGATGAGGATCGCGCCTTTGTCGGTTCCGTGATGGGGCGGGTCGTGGAGCCAGGGAAATTCGTCAATTGGATCGCGCCGCCCGCGAACGGCGTGAAAGGACAGCCGGTGGATTTCGAGTACGTGCGGTTTGCCTGAGCGGATCTTCTCGAATGGGATGGACCGTCGAAGTCTGCCTATGCTATTTGCCTCGTATGTCGACCTCACAGAATTCTCCGATCAGCATGACTCAAGATGACGCCCAAGAGGTGGAGTTGCTTGCCGGGTTGCGTGCTGGCGATCCCCAAGCCTACGAGATCCTCGTGCGCACTTACGGCGGTCGTCTTCTTGCCGCCGCTCGACGGATACTTCACAGCGAGGAAGACGCCCACGATGCGTTGCAAGACGCTTTCCTGTCCGCCTTTCGCGCGATCAAGAGCTTTCAAGAAGGTGCGCGCGTGTCCACGTGGCTGCATCGTATCGTCGTCAACGCCGCGCTCATGAAGTTGCGCACGCACCGCCGCCGCCCGGAAGAGTCGATCGAAGAGCTGCTCCCCACCTACCTTGAAGACGGCCATCGAGAAAACCCCGGGCCGGCCTGGAAAGAAAACACGGAAACGCTCTTAGGCCGTCAAGAGGTCCGTGTCGCAGTTCGCGAGTGTATCGACCGCTTGCCTGAAGCATACCGTACCGTTCTGCTTTTGCGCGACATCGAAGAACTCGACACGGAAGAGACCGCACGTTTGCTTGAGGTCACGCCCAATGCCGTCAAGATTCGCTTGCACCGTGCTCGTCAAGCCTTGCGTACATTGCTCGACCCCCATTTCCGAGAGGACCCGACATGACCAGGATCACTTGCCGAGCCTTCATCGCATTTATTGGCGACTATCTGGCCGACGAACTTGCTCTGGAAGAGCGAGAAAAGTTCGAGTTTCATCTGACCCACTGCCCACCCTGCGTGCGCTATCTGCACAGCTATCGGGAAACGATCAAACTCGGAAAAATCGCCTTGGCACCTTCGGACGAGCCAGTGCCTGCCGACGTACCGGAAGCCCTGATTCACGCCATTCTGTCTGCTCGCGACAAATCGGCGTAACCGGAGTCGTGGCTGGACCGACTCAGCCTTCGCCCGTCGCCTCTCGCAGCGCCTTGCGCGCGGTGCGGGTCACTAGAGTGGTGACGATAACGGTCGCGAGCAACCCTAGGGTCAGGATGAGATAGTATCCGGTTCCTTTCTCGACGCTGGCACCACCAGCCAGCGCCGCCAAGTCCCCTGCGAGCTTGCCGTAATACACATAGAGAAACGTGCCGGGCAGCATGCCTATCGAAGCGATAACATAATCTACGAATCGCACGCTGGTCAGTCCCAAAGCATAGTTCAGAAGATTGAAGGGAAACACCGGCGAGAGGCGCAGTAGAAACACCAGCCTCCGCCCCTGCACCCCCACGGCGTGATCAACCGCCGCGAAACGCGCATTGCCCGCCAGCCGCCGCTCTATGGCTGTTCGCGCTACATAGCGAGCGACAAGAAAAGCAGCCGAGGCTCCCAAGACAGCAGCGATAAAGACATAGAGCACGCCCGGGAAAATCCCCCAGATCGCGCCAGCAGCCAGAGTCAGCAGCGACCCCGGCACGAACGCGACCGCCGCCACGATGTAGCCGACGACAAAAACCAGCGGCCCCCATACGCCGAGTCCGTTCACCCATTGCGTGAATTGCGGCAAGTAGGCACCAGCTTGGCGACCCAGCACGACGAGACCAGCCAGTACGGTCACGCCAACCAAGATCTTTGTGAATGAAAAACGAGAGGGTTGCGGTTGCTCGGTAGTAGTCGTCACGGCGGCTGATTCTGCCATGCTTTGGCCCTTTCTTCCACTCGGTTCAACGCTAAACTGGAAGGCATGACATTCGTCTACTTTACGATGTACCTTTTCAGGTATGTCATTCTGAGCGCAGCGAAGAATCTCGCTGCGAGACCCTTCACTTCGTTCAGGGTGACACACGGGTGTGCCAATCTCGTGGCGTTTGCCTTAGAGGGCAGTGCGGAGTTTCTCGGCCCACTGCGCTTAGCGTTTCGCCAGCAGCGCCTCAATTTGCTTCTCTGTCTGTGCGTATTTGCCTTCGCCAATGTGCAGGTAGCGCAGTACGCCTTGCTTATCGATCAGATAGACGGTAGGCCACGCCAGATTCTCGTACCGGTCCCACATCTGAAAATCATTGTCGGTCACCACCGCGTAGGGAATTTTCTCTTTCTGGACATAGTCGCGGACATTCTTCTCGTAGCGCTCAAAGTCCGACTCTGGAGTGTGCACCCCAATCACCACCAGTCCCTTGTCCGCGTATTGCTCGTGCCACGCTTTGACATGCGGCTCGACATTGCGGCAGTTGAAACAGCCGAAGGTCCAAAATTCTACCAAAACGACTTTTCCCTTCAGCTCGGCTAACTGCAGCGGAGCCGAGTTCATCCAGGTTTGCCCAGTAATCTCCGGCGCTGGCGCACCGACTCCGGCAGCTGCAGCGGTTCGTCCCCCAAATAGTCCTATCATTAAGCTGAAGGACAGGACTGAAACGGTGGACAGATAGCTTCTCTTGTGGTGCACGGTGGCGTTCTCCTCTTGCGGTTTTCGCTCGGGTTCCTTCCCCTCTAATCCTCCAGGCCACCAGAAAGTTCCCGAGCGTTCATGGCACCAACACAAGACGATCAGCAGTAGACGAGCGAGAAGGGATTTCGTAGTGTTCATTTCTGACAAACCGTCTCGCCGTCAAAAAGGAGGACCCATGCAACGTTTCTTCCGTCTCATCGCCTCATTCTTTCTCGCCGCAGTCTTCAGTTCTTTCGCCGTAGCGCAGGCCGTTGGCTTCCCGCTACGCGCCGCGCCTGCGGTCAAACAGGACGAGTCTCCTGCGTTGCGCGAGATACCGCCGCAAGAGGTCCAATCCACCGGGCTACGGACAATCCCAGTCGGCAAGCGTCCCGTCGTCGCAGAGCTAGACACGACACCGCCCCTGCTCTCTTCTCGGTCCCCTGCGCTAGTGCCTCTTGCCACAATGCCACCGCTCGTCCTCAACTTCGAGGGCGTGCCCAATGTCAACGCCGTGCTCCCGCCCGACACCAACGGCGACGTGGGGCCGGACCACTACGTACAATGGGTCAATTTATCGTTCGCGATTTACGACAAGTCCGGGCAGATTCTCTACGGCCCGGTCCCCGGCAACACGCTGTGGAGCGGCTTCGGCGGTCCGTGCGAGGACACCAACGATGGCGATCCGCACGTGTTGTACGACCATCTCGCCGACCGCTGGCTCTTCAGCCAGCCTGCGGTTCCCAATTTTCCCGCCGGGCCGTTCTACCAATGCCTTGCCGTTTCTAAAACGCCTGACCCAACCGGGGCCTATCACCGCTACGCTTTTC
Above is a window of Deltaproteobacteria bacterium DNA encoding:
- a CDS encoding benzoyl-CoA-dihydrodiol lyase, with amino-acid sequence MPSAPLVDYRTQPEQYRHWRLACDGPVATLTMDVQEDAGLRPGYTLKLNSYDLGVDIELHDALQRVRFEHPEVRTVVIASARDRIFCSGANIFMLGQSSHAWKVNFCKFTNETRNGIEDSSRHSGLKFLAACNGTTAGGGYELALACDEILLVDDRSSAVSLPEVPMLGVLPGTGGLTRLIDKRKVRHDLADIFCTTSEGIRGQRAKDWRLVDWLAKPAQFAEQVRRRALELAAQSDRPSDAQGVALTPLERAIDETGYHYEYVDAQIDSESRRVTLTVSAPHQPQPEDLPGILALGAQWWPLQMARELDDAILMLRTNHLDVGTWVLKTHGDAALVLAADATLVAHKTHWFVREVTGMLRRTLARLDVSSRTLFALIESGSCFVGTLFELALAADRIYMLQAEEESLAPALQLSALNFGTYPMVTHLSRLESRFHQDPEVLSQVQAVVGQALSAVQAFALGLVTITPDELDWDDEIRLALEERGSLSPDALTGMEANLRFSGAESMESRIFGRLSAWQNWIFVRPNAVGERGALKVYGTGTKAKFNWERV
- the boxB gene encoding benzoyl-CoA 2,3-epoxidase subunit BoxB, whose product is MSIAYNEKIPNNVNLSTDKTLQRALERWQPNYLNWWKEMGPDGSLNFDVYLRTAISADASGWAHFDYVKMPDYRWGIFLSAPEEGRVINFGEHKGEPAWQEIPGEHRANLRRIIVTQGDTEPASVEQQKHLGSTCPSLYDLRNLFQVNVEEGRHLWAMVYLLQRYFGRDGREEADALLERRSGDADNPRILGAFNEQTPDWLSFYMFTYFTDRDGKFQLCALTESGFDPLARTTQFMLTEEAHHMFVGESGIARVLQRTCQVMREQKTDAPETLRALGVIDLETMQRYLNFHYSVTLDLFGADQSSNAATFYSSGLKGRYDETKIADDHVLKNDTYKILDVVNGKLVEKEVPALVSLNERLRDAFIADSLRGVARWNKVLERNGVAFRLHLPHKAFNRRIGSFATVRIAPDGRVVSEAEWNTHVRQWLPTDEDRAFVGSVMGRVVEPGKFVNWIAPPANGVKGQPVDFEYVRFA
- a CDS encoding sigma-70 family RNA polymerase sigma factor, which encodes MTQDDAQEVELLAGLRAGDPQAYEILVRTYGGRLLAAARRILHSEEDAHDALQDAFLSAFRAIKSFQEGARVSTWLHRIVVNAALMKLRTHRRRPEESIEELLPTYLEDGHRENPGPAWKENTETLLGRQEVRVAVRECIDRLPEAYRTVLLLRDIEELDTEETARLLEVTPNAVKIRLHRARQALRTLLDPHFREDPT
- a CDS encoding zf-HC2 domain-containing protein; translated protein: MTRITCRAFIAFIGDYLADELALEEREKFEFHLTHCPPCVRYLHSYRETIKLGKIALAPSDEPVPADVPEALIHAILSARDKSA
- a CDS encoding TVP38/TMEM64 family protein, yielding MAESAAVTTTTEQPQPSRFSFTKILVGVTVLAGLVVLGRQAGAYLPQFTQWVNGLGVWGPLVFVVGYIVAAVAFVPGSLLTLAAGAIWGIFPGVLYVFIAAVLGASAAFLVARYVARTAIERRLAGNARFAAVDHAVGVQGRRLVFLLRLSPVFPFNLLNYALGLTSVRFVDYVIASIGMLPGTFLYVYYGKLAGDLAALAGGASVEKGTGYYLILTLGLLATVIVTTLVTRTARKALREATGEG
- a CDS encoding redoxin domain-containing protein — protein: MIGLFGGRTAAAAGVGAPAPEITGQTWMNSAPLQLAELKGKVVLVEFWTFGCFNCRNVEPHVKAWHEQYADKGLVVIGVHTPESDFERYEKNVRDYVQKEKIPYAVVTDNDFQMWDRYENLAWPTVYLIDKQGVLRYLHIGEGKYAQTEKQIEALLAKR